The following coding sequences lie in one Bacteroidales bacterium genomic window:
- a CDS encoding DUF2795 domain-containing protein, whose amino-acid sequence MARTNAVAIEIQKFLKGMKYPAGKNDLIKQAKQNKADKEVISRLEELKVEKFKTPADVSKAIGE is encoded by the coding sequence ATGGCAAGGACAAATGCAGTTGCAATAGAAATACAGAAATTCCTTAAAGGAATGAAATACCCGGCTGGTAAAAACGACCTGATTAAACAGGCGAAACAAAATAAAGCCGATAAAGAAGTGATTTCAAGATTGGAAGAACTAAAGGTCGAAAAATTCAAAACCCCCGCCGATGTAAGTAAGGCGATAGGAGAATAG
- a CDS encoding DUF1905 domain-containing protein codes for MIRFSAEIYKVDVNWCVDVPDEITARMPKEKGYIRIKGKINGFDFRKSLVPVKGAPYRLFVNLIMMKGGKTAVGSVAHFEIEQDTEIVKKQEYPMHPVLADYLQQNGLEENFNLLTPARKRDILSYLHRLKNEEVLLRNTNDVIVQLKRGIRDVRIPVNRKKFDF; via the coding sequence ATGATTAGATTCAGTGCGGAAATATACAAAGTAGATGTAAACTGGTGTGTTGACGTGCCTGACGAGATTACAGCCAGGATGCCAAAAGAAAAGGGCTATATCCGGATTAAAGGCAAAATCAACGGCTTTGATTTCAGGAAATCGCTTGTGCCGGTTAAAGGCGCTCCCTACAGGTTGTTCGTGAATCTTATCATGATGAAGGGCGGAAAGACGGCGGTTGGTAGTGTTGCCCATTTTGAAATCGAACAGGATACAGAAATTGTAAAAAAGCAGGAATACCCGATGCACCCGGTGTTGGCGGATTATCTTCAGCAGAACGGATTAGAAGAAAACTTTAACCTTCTTACGCCAGCCAGGAAAAGGGATATTCTCAGCTACCTGCACAGGCTTAAAAATGAGGAAGTGTTACTGAGGAATACTAACGATGTTATCGTACAGCTAAAAAGAGGAATCCGGGATGTAAGGATTCCTGTGAACAGGAAGAAGTTTGATTTTTAA